The segment CTCATTGCCTCATCCGTCGGGATGGCGAAATTATTCAATATGTTCCTTTCAACAAGCGTGCATGGCATGCAGGGCAATCTAATTATCAAGGGCGAGAAAAATGTAACGACTTCTCTATTGGCATCGAGTTAGAAGGTACGGATTATGAAGCCTTCACTGAAGCTCAATATATAACTTTAGCCAAGCTCACTAAGTTACTGATAACTGAATTCCCGCAGATCGAACAGAATATTACAGGTCATAGCGATATTGCTCCCCATCGAAAAACTGACCCAGGCCCTTACTTTGATTGGCGGCACTATAAAAACGCACTCTAAGCTTTCCCAATTAATAATTTTTACGAATTATCCGCCTATTATCTTAGCTAATGAGGGTAACCGCCCCCATTAGCCCCTCTTCCTGATATGCCTCTATTTATATCAGTCTGAAAAACTCATTTTTATTAGAAAAAATATTCTTGGTATATTTTTGCGAGAACGCTCGAAATAAAATGAGACAACTCACCGTTTGCAAGAACATTTTACAAAGCCACTCGTAACCTGAATTTTCAATTCGTATTTTCACTAAAAAACTCTTTTATGATGCAGCCTCACACTATCAAGGAGGTTTTATTTATGGATCAGAAGGGATTTTCTTTAGTCGAAATCATGGTTGTTATTGCAATTATCTCAATACTCAGCGCCGTCGCTATACCGGGTTATCAAAGCTATATGCAAAGAGCCGCAATGACTGATGTACTACAAACGATCTTGCCTTATAAAAACAGTGTGGAACTGTGCAGCTTTAACCAAGGCCTTTTAGCCAAATGTAATTCAGGAAAAGAAGATATACCGAGCAATATAAAAGGAAAATATCTAAAACAGATTGATGCGAAAGCAGGCGTCATTACCTTTGTTGGTGACAAAACATTAACAGGTCTTACGGGTATTTTGACACCCACTAACTCAACAGCCACATCACCATTTTCATGGAGTATCAGTTGCCAAGCTGATACTAATGCAGATCTAAAAAAACTTTGTGAAAAAACACTGAGCTTCTAATTAAGGGATTAACATGCGGACATCTAAGGAAAGCCATTATATTTTCAAAGAACTCAAAGTGCTTTGTGACAAAAACTATATCGTGATTATCGATTACAACGAAAAAAGGTTATCCATCGCCACGATAGAAAAACCCAATGACAATTTATTATCCACATTACGTTTTATTGCCAGCGTTCCTGTTTGTTATGAAATATGGCCTAAAGAAAAAATTGATCATTATTTCAATCGCCATGTTTTAGAAATCAATGAAGATGAAAATAATTATCAGGCTAACACTATTGAACCTATCAACGTGGCATCTCCTGCCGTTGATTTTGTCGATGATTTATTAAAGATGGCAGTAAGAAAGCGTGCATCTGATATTCACCTTGAACCAACCAAACATAACCTAAAAATTCGCCTTAGAGTGGATGGAAAACTCTACGTTATCCCTTCACCACCCCATGAAATAAACAGTGAGGTTATTGCCCGAATAAAAATATTATCAAAAATGAATATTGCGGAAAAAAGAATACCACAGGATGGACAAATGAATTGGAGCTTTGAGCGAAAGAACTTTAGCATCCGTCTTTCCAGCATGCCCACACTTCATGGCGAGAAATTAGTTCTGAGATTATTAAATACTCAGCTAAAATACTCTCTTGAACAAATTGGGATGTGCCCGACTTTATTACCCCTATTAAAAAACACATTAAAAAAACCGCAAGGATTGATTCTCGTGACGGGCCCCACTGGTAGCGGGAAAACTGTCACACTTTATAGTGCACTGGAATACCTTAATCAAACATCAAGAAATATATCCACCATTGAAGACCCTATTGAGATCCCCCTTGGGGGGATCAACCAAACACAAGTACACGAAAAATATTCACTGACTTTTGCGTTTATTCTTCGTGCACTACTTCGGCAAGATCCTGATGTTATTATGATTGGTGAAATTAGAGACGAAGAAACTGCTCAAATAGCAGCTCGAGCAGCACAAACAGGGCACCTTGTTCTATCAACACTTCATACTAATTGTACTGTCAGTGCCATTACACGCATGGAGCAACTAGGCGTTGACAGAAATCAACTTCAATCTTGTTTAAAAATGGTTATCGCTCAGCGCTTAGTGAGAAAACTTTGCACATACTGTAAACAAGAAACGGTACATATTACTCCGATAAACTCAATGCAGAATATTAACGAATACCACTCTACAGGGTGTGAACACTGTTTTTCTGGGTTTATGGGGCGCACTGCAATTTATGAATACCTCGATCAAGCACAGCTCGATTTAATATTAAAAGACAATGGTAAATTAGCTGATAATTTCAAAAATCTATTTCAAGCAAGTCTTGAGCGAGTCGAAGCTGGAGAAACAACATTACAAGAAATTTATTCTGTTATCGGACAAGGAGAGTAAATTAATGTTTATCTATAATTACACCTCACTTGAAAATAATTCGTATATAACTGATAGCTTAGTGGCAAAAAATAAACAACAAGCTTTTTTAGATATAATTAAACGAGGACAAACGCCAATATCCATAAAGTTTAAATCTATATTTATATTGGACAAGGAAAATTTAAACTACAGAATTCATTTCTTCCATCAGCTAAATATACTATCTTCATCAGGAATCAGTTTATTAAAATGTTTTCAATTACTTCAACTTAATTGTCATTTACCCTTTTGGAAGAACCTCATTAATCAAGCAATCAATGATTTAGAAAAGGGTATTAGTTTTATTAAGAACTTAGAAAGTCACCCACGTATTTTTAATAGTACAATAATTAGCTTAATCGCAATCGCCGAAAAAACGGGAAAATATGATGAAAGCTTTTTGATCATCAAGAATATGCTTGAACATAATCAAAAAACATCAATCTTAATAAAAAAAGCCTTGCGTTACCCAGTTACCCTCGTAGGGTTCTCTGGCCTATTACTTATCATTATGCTGGTTTTTGTCATTCCGCAGTTTGTTGATATTTACGAAAGCTTTCAACAGGAATTACCATCCATAACTAAGGTAGTTATTATCATATCGGATACTCTGATTGAGAATTTTCAATGGCTACTATTAACACTGTCCACCACTATATTCTTATTTATTAAATATAGGTCATATGTATCCAGAAAACTGAGCCATTTAATGCAATATCTTCCTTATATCAATAACATCATCAGAGCCAAAAATTTGAACATCTACTTTTTAACATTATCTTCCACATTAAAATCAGGATTACCCCTCATTGAATGCCTTGATTGCTCAACTAAAACGATAGTGCATCATAAATACAAGGAAGAATGTCATGAAATTTATCACTCCGTTCTTAGAGGAGCTTCATTATCCGATGCAATGAAAAATACTCAGCTCTTTCCAAAATTAGTAGTTCAGTTAATTTCCTTGGCGGAAGAATCTGGCAAGCTAGAGTATTTTGCAGTATATTTATTTAAGTATTATTCAAGGCAATATAAGACCATTACGGAGCATCATCTTAAGAGCCTTGAACCTATATTACTCTTATTTATAGCTATCATTATCTGCCTAATAATGTTTGCTATGTATTTACCAATATTTAAATTAGGCTCAGTCATTTCTGGAATGTAGCTTAATTACATAAAGAAAACAGTTCAATTTAGAGAGTAAAAATAGATTGAAATCACACATATATCCATAACATGATAACTTGACTCAATTGTATACAGACAAATTAAAACTTTCAGTGTAACCTGACTTATTTCCCGTAAACTAATGAATCATTTATGTCTTATATCGTTGCCCTCACTGGGGGGATAGGAAGTGGTAAAACAACCGTTGCCAACGAATTTGCTAAACTAGGGGTTCCACTTGTTGATGCTGATGTCATCGCCCGCCAAGTTGTTGA is part of the Providencia zhijiangensis genome and harbors:
- the ampD gene encoding 1,6-anhydro-N-acetylmuramyl-L-alanine amidase AmpD, with the translated sequence MKIHDGWLNNVTHIPSPHHDDRPEGEEPSLLVIHNISLPPGQFGGSYINQLFTGTLNPEEHPFFDEIKHLRVSAHCLIRRDGEIIQYVPFNKRAWHAGQSNYQGREKCNDFSIGIELEGTDYEAFTEAQYITLAKLTKLLITEFPQIEQNITGHSDIAPHRKTDPGPYFDWRHYKNAL
- a CDS encoding type II secretion system F family protein; its protein translation is MFIYNYTSLENNSYITDSLVAKNKQQAFLDIIKRGQTPISIKFKSIFILDKENLNYRIHFFHQLNILSSSGISLLKCFQLLQLNCHLPFWKNLINQAINDLEKGISFIKNLESHPRIFNSTIISLIAIAEKTGKYDESFLIIKNMLEHNQKTSILIKKALRYPVTLVGFSGLLLIIMLVFVIPQFVDIYESFQQELPSITKVVIIISDTLIENFQWLLLTLSTTIFLFIKYRSYVSRKLSHLMQYLPYINNIIRAKNLNIYFLTLSSTLKSGLPLIECLDCSTKTIVHHKYKEECHEIYHSVLRGASLSDAMKNTQLFPKLVVQLISLAEESGKLEYFAVYLFKYYSRQYKTITEHHLKSLEPILLLFIAIIICLIMFAMYLPIFKLGSVISGM
- a CDS encoding GspE/PulE family protein, whose amino-acid sequence is MRTSKESHYIFKELKVLCDKNYIVIIDYNEKRLSIATIEKPNDNLLSTLRFIASVPVCYEIWPKEKIDHYFNRHVLEINEDENNYQANTIEPINVASPAVDFVDDLLKMAVRKRASDIHLEPTKHNLKIRLRVDGKLYVIPSPPHEINSEVIARIKILSKMNIAEKRIPQDGQMNWSFERKNFSIRLSSMPTLHGEKLVLRLLNTQLKYSLEQIGMCPTLLPLLKNTLKKPQGLILVTGPTGSGKTVTLYSALEYLNQTSRNISTIEDPIEIPLGGINQTQVHEKYSLTFAFILRALLRQDPDVIMIGEIRDEETAQIAARAAQTGHLVLSTLHTNCTVSAITRMEQLGVDRNQLQSCLKMVIAQRLVRKLCTYCKQETVHITPINSMQNINEYHSTGCEHCFSGFMGRTAIYEYLDQAQLDLILKDNGKLADNFKNLFQASLERVEAGETTLQEIYSVIGQGE
- the ppdD gene encoding prepilin peptidase-dependent pilin, with protein sequence MDQKGFSLVEIMVVIAIISILSAVAIPGYQSYMQRAAMTDVLQTILPYKNSVELCSFNQGLLAKCNSGKEDIPSNIKGKYLKQIDAKAGVITFVGDKTLTGLTGILTPTNSTATSPFSWSISCQADTNADLKKLCEKTLSF